One stretch of Malus domestica chromosome 14, GDT2T_hap1 DNA includes these proteins:
- the LOC103415127 gene encoding coiled-coil domain-containing protein SCD2-like → MDRRRPASPGYSRQWSGGSSSAGSSPAMSPAHPHSRLNPSATGISTIKRNQNFAAKAAAQRLAQVMASQSTGDDEDDDDDLGFQFAQPRHAPSSLTGNGFTNGAKPLPAIPVTRPNRSPSPALGRNFVEHTTSVRSTSAGRPSISVRSAAVVPPPSKPSLRTPVAIPPIDPPTRNRDKRFTPDIGQLNPKAPGDEREASALRDELDMLQEDNEIILEKLRLAEEKHVQAEARAKELEKQVANLGEGVSMEAKLLSRKEAALRSREAALLAAKQNKDGKEEEIATLRSEIENLKDGAEAAVEQLREAESEARTLRTKTQRMILTQEEMEEVVLKRCWLARYWGLAVQHGICADIAVSKHEHWSSLAPLPFEVVISAGQKAKEESWGKSGDDPDRSKLARDLTDLTGEGNIESMLSVEMGMRELSSLKVEDAVAIALAKHRRPNSVRQSILDSKSPGDPKFMEAFDLSDEEIEDISFKVAWLTYFWRRAKEHGVEDDIADDRLQLWISRSAQTPTCHDAVDVERGLYELRKLGIEQQLWEASRKEIDQPVSAYKSAASDFDPSS, encoded by the exons ATGGATCGGAGGAGACCTGCGAGTCCGGGGTACTCGCGCCAGTGGAGCGGAGGATCGAGCAGCGCAGGCTCTTCTCCGGCGATGTCCCCGGCGCACCCTCACTCCCGACTTAATCCGTCGGCCACCGGAATCTCCACCATCAAGCGAAATCAAAACTTCGCCGCTAAAGCCGCTGCTCAGCGGCTAGCTCAGGTCATGGCTTCTCAGTCCACCGGCGACGACgaagacgacgacgacgatCTCGGTTTCCAATTCGCTCAGCCGCGTCATGCACCGTCTTCTCTGACCGGAAATGGTTTTACTAATGGCGCAAAGCCTCTTCCGGCGATTCCGGTTACTCGGCCTAATAGATCTCCGTCTCCTGCG TTAGGTAGGAACTTTGTAGAGCATACAACATCGGTTCGTTCCACATCAGCAGGGAGACCCTCTATATCAGTTCGTTCAGCGGCAGTGGTGCCACCGCCGAGCAAACCCTCGCTTAGAACTCCAGTAGCCATACCTCCAATTGATCCTCCTACTAGGAATAGAGATAAAAG GTTTACGCCAGATATTGGACAGTTAAACCCCAAGGCCCCAGGAGATGAGCGTGAGGCTTCTGCACTTCGTGATGAA CTTGATATGCTACAAGAAGATAATGAGATTATACTCGAGAAG CTTCGCCTTGCTGAAGAAAAACATGTGCAAGCAGAGGCCAGAGCAAAGGAACTTGAGAAACAG GTTGCTAATCTGGGTGAAGGTGTAAGCATGGAAGCCAAATTGTTGAGCAG GAAGGAAGCAGCTTTGCGTTCAAGAGAG GCtgctcttcttgctgccaagcAAAACAAGGATGGGAAAGAGGAGGAAATTGCAACTCTTCGTTCAGAAATTGAG AATTTAAAAGACGGGGCTGAAGCAGCAGTTGAACAGCTTCGAGAAGCAGAATCTGAAGCAAGGACTCTTCGTACAAAGACACAACGAATGATTTTAACTCAAGAAGAGATG GAGGAAGTTGTTTTGAAGAGATGTTGGCTTGCTCGTTACTGGGGTTTAGCTGTGCAACATG GCATATGTGCAGATATAGCAGTGTCAAAGCATGAGCACTGGTCGTCATTAGCTCCTCTTCCATTTGAAGTTGTCATTTCTGCTGGACAAAAGgcaaaggaggaatcttggggAAAGA GTGGTGATGATCCAGATAGAAGTAAGCTGGCTCGGGATTTAACCGACCTTACCGGCGAAGGAAATATTGAGAGTATGCtttcagtggaaatgggaatgAGGGAATTATCTTCTCTAAAG GTTGAGGATGCTGTTGCGATTGCATTGGCCAAACATAGACGTCCTAATTCCGTTCGGCAGTCCATTTTAG ATTCCAAATCACCTGGCGACCCTAAGTTCATGGAGGCATTTG ATCTTAGTGATGAGGAAATTGAAGATATTTCTTTCAAAGTG GCTTGGCTGACTTACTTTTGGAGAAGAGCTAAAGAACATGGTGTGGAAGACGATATCGCAGACGACCGGCTTCAGCTATGGATAAGCCGCAGTGCACAGACACCAACTTGCCACGATGCCGTGGATG TGGAGCGGGGTTTATATGAGCTGAGGAAGCTGGGGATAGAACAGCAACTTTGGGAAGCATCTCGTAAGGAAATCGATCAGCCCGTCTCAGCTTACAAATCTGCTGCATCAGATTTTGATCCCTCTTCGTGA